From the Acidilutibacter cellobiosedens genome, one window contains:
- a CDS encoding nucleotidyl transferase AbiEii/AbiGii toxin family protein has translation MVDMAVSVLAKLKNKVRRQGVPLQQLLNLFCQEEFIRRLSESYYKDNLILKGGFLLYSISGFTARATVDADYLLKNYSNDLDSIEKLVNEIISLPNKNDFVRFEIRGMEIINEIKKYHGIRVNLTGIIGRTKTPFNIDFGVGDIIVPSPVERTLPVLLPEFKKPVVLTYSLESTVSEKLDSIISLMEATSRMKDFYDIYYLATTFDFDGRKLQEAIYETLSNRGTPHEKDSIAVIARLAKDDEIRKRWDNFCRKILKYELDFIDVVNTIIEFTIPPYAAMIKEDEFFKNWSCKDGKYV, from the coding sequence ATGGTTGATATGGCAGTATCAGTCTTAGCAAAACTAAAGAATAAGGTAAGAAGGCAAGGTGTTCCATTACAACAACTGTTAAATCTATTTTGTCAAGAGGAATTTATAAGAAGACTTTCTGAGTCTTATTATAAAGACAATCTTATTCTTAAAGGCGGTTTTCTATTATATTCTATTAGTGGATTTACTGCAAGAGCAACAGTTGATGCAGACTACCTCTTAAAGAATTATTCAAATGATTTAGATTCTATAGAGAAACTTGTTAATGAAATTATTTCTTTGCCTAATAAAAATGATTTTGTTAGATTTGAAATTAGAGGTATGGAGATAATTAATGAAATTAAAAAATATCATGGTATTAGAGTTAATCTTACTGGTATTATCGGAAGGACAAAGACACCCTTTAACATAGATTTTGGAGTGGGAGATATTATTGTCCCCTCACCGGTAGAAAGAACTCTTCCTGTGCTTCTTCCGGAATTTAAGAAACCTGTAGTTTTAACATATTCTTTGGAATCTACGGTGTCGGAAAAGTTAGATTCAATAATATCTTTAATGGAAGCTACGAGCCGCATGAAAGATTTTTATGATATATATTATTTAGCAACAACGTTTGATTTTGATGGAAGGAAACTTCAAGAAGCAATTTATGAAACGTTATCTAATCGAGGGACACCTCATGAAAAAGATTCTATTGCCGTGATTGCAAGATTAGCTAAAGATGATGAAATTCGAAAAAGGTGGGATAACTTTTGTAGAAAAATATTGAAATATGAACTCGATTTTATTGATGTGGTTAATACAATTATTGAATTTACAATACCACCTTATGCTGCGATGATTAAGGAAGATGAGTTCTTTAAAAACTGGAGCTGTAAAGATGGAAAATATGTTTAA
- a CDS encoding type IV toxin-antitoxin system AbiEi family antitoxin domain-containing protein, translating to MDKIYKIKNEFIKHGGVLKTSELNNIGFSSRQIRKLIEEGIIAKIKYGFYELTDYIPREEVIIARLFPKAVIFLESALFYYEYTDRIPQALQIAVDRYSKTTQYNIDYHVVKPYYLEPKFIEIGVDTVKIEGIKVRVYNRDRTICDVLRYETKLENEIFTGAIRRYIKDSKKNVRNLFEYAEIFNIKNKVQTYIGVWL from the coding sequence ATGGATAAAATTTATAAAATAAAGAATGAGTTTATTAAACATGGAGGAGTTTTGAAGACATCAGAACTTAACAATATAGGATTTTCAAGTCGTCAAATAAGAAAGTTGATAGAAGAAGGCATAATTGCTAAAATAAAGTATGGATTTTATGAATTGACAGATTATATTCCAAGAGAAGAAGTTATTATAGCAAGGTTATTTCCTAAGGCTGTAATTTTTCTTGAAAGTGCACTTTTTTATTATGAGTATACAGATAGAATACCTCAAGCTTTGCAAATAGCGGTAGATAGGTATAGCAAAACAACGCAGTATAATATTGATTATCATGTAGTAAAGCCCTATTATTTAGAGCCTAAATTTATAGAAATCGGTGTAGATACAGTAAAAATAGAGGGAATAAAAGTCAGAGTATATAACAGAGATCGTACAATATGTGACGTTCTTAGATACGAAACGAAACTTGAAAATGAAATATTTACCGGTGCAATAAGGCGTTATATTAAAGATTCAAAGAAAAATGTAAGAAATCTATTTGAATATGCTGAAATATTCAATATTAAAAACAAGGTACAAACGTATATAGGAGTGTGGTTGTAA
- a CDS encoding BlaI/MecI/CopY family transcriptional regulator, giving the protein MNNGKKAKLTDSEWKIMMLLWDKSPLTCRQIEDALKDETGWSRHTIISFLKRMMKKNCVRMEEATPARLYYPLLNKNETILKATRSFATKIFDGKMGLLVSSLADSEDITKDEINSMLKSLQQALDEKEDQDE; this is encoded by the coding sequence TTGAATAACGGAAAAAAAGCAAAGCTTACGGACAGTGAATGGAAAATAATGATGCTTTTGTGGGACAAATCCCCTTTAACCTGCCGCCAAATTGAAGATGCTCTGAAAGATGAGACCGGCTGGTCAAGGCATACGATTATTTCTTTTTTAAAACGCATGATGAAGAAAAACTGCGTTCGTATGGAGGAAGCAACTCCTGCCAGACTATACTATCCTTTATTAAATAAAAATGAAACAATATTAAAGGCAACCCGATCCTTTGCAACGAAAATATTTGACGGCAAAATGGGTCTGCTTGTTTCATCTTTGGCCGACAGTGAAGATATCACGAAAGATGAAATCAATTCCATGCTCAAATCGCTTCAGCAGGCTTTAGATGAAAAGGAGGATCAAGATGAGTAA
- a CDS encoding M56 family metallopeptidase, which yields MSKVLNILMNTSIVSSLLILIIFVIRSVFKNKINPKLQYALWAIVAVRLLIPFNFQWTVEIKSILPQNHILNLAFQDNSGFYEENEKEKGDKTVDNKVNLSDFSGSYAGKNNISRLSSGGIYRPSSDTDVSNYSKPTNNQSADYKWNLSDILFVIWIAGIFFIMFIFGTRNISFYKKSMKDMEPYDFSDNVYDEASKIVGLKGRIPVYLSHELISPCVIGIVNPAIILTEGVIHDSKATKFALIHEMIHYKQKDNFIRLLENILCALYWFNPLVWLSAEAARNDAELSCDSRVLDRISSKDHFNYCFTILSISDNSNRIVAAMSDGGKKIKRRIDMIIKPPPKRSAAIIAAVICLSLGISSFVNINVKAENLSTIQTSDVISLGNIYEVYQLLTRLPNPNDNYKINTITINTKDEDVHNGGQSLYLGYEFSEKNSIGGLNDDDVEKINANALCLFSGISDLKNITISYIDKPANSIIRNIKSPVTYTYDRDKIEKHGDSVSIVPEVDVSFWQSWGGNNVIIVKGYSDIYSKIGIKEEEYKENPAMVGKLFSKLGDYSDSWKSHKSTIYRFSPNPVYPDWKDLMITTDEFGNLESHGIILSDLE from the coding sequence ATGAGTAAGGTACTGAATATTTTAATGAATACCTCAATCGTATCTTCTTTGCTGATACTGATTATCTTTGTTATTCGGTCTGTTTTTAAAAATAAGATAAACCCTAAACTGCAATATGCGCTGTGGGCAATCGTTGCAGTGAGGCTTCTTATTCCCTTTAACTTTCAATGGACTGTTGAAATCAAAAGTATTTTGCCGCAAAATCACATTTTGAATCTTGCATTTCAGGACAATTCGGGCTTTTATGAAGAAAATGAAAAAGAGAAGGGAGATAAAACTGTTGACAATAAAGTAAATCTTTCCGATTTCTCCGGATCCTATGCAGGAAAGAACAATATTTCACGGCTTTCTTCAGGCGGTATTTATCGGCCTTCGTCTGATACGGATGTCAGCAACTATTCTAAACCGACGAATAATCAATCGGCGGATTATAAGTGGAATTTGTCCGATATTTTGTTCGTAATATGGATTGCCGGAATTTTTTTCATAATGTTTATTTTTGGAACACGCAATATTTCCTTTTACAAAAAGAGTATGAAAGATATGGAACCGTATGACTTCTCGGATAACGTTTATGACGAGGCCTCGAAAATAGTCGGTCTCAAAGGCAGGATTCCCGTTTATCTTTCTCATGAACTGATTTCACCATGTGTAATCGGAATAGTTAATCCGGCAATTATCCTGACGGAAGGTGTCATTCATGATTCCAAGGCAACCAAATTTGCACTTATACATGAGATGATTCATTACAAACAAAAAGACAACTTCATCCGCCTTTTGGAAAATATTCTCTGCGCCTTATATTGGTTTAATCCTCTTGTTTGGCTGTCGGCGGAAGCCGCAAGAAATGATGCCGAGTTGTCCTGTGACAGCAGGGTTCTTGACAGGATAAGCTCAAAGGATCACTTTAATTATTGTTTTACTATTCTCTCCATAAGCGATAACAGCAACCGGATAGTTGCCGCTATGTCCGACGGAGGCAAAAAAATAAAGAGGCGTATCGACATGATAATCAAACCGCCCCCAAAAAGGTCTGCTGCTATTATAGCGGCGGTGATCTGCCTTTCTTTGGGGATATCGTCTTTTGTCAATATAAATGTAAAAGCGGAAAATTTAAGTACAATTCAGACGTCGGATGTTATTTCCCTTGGTAATATATATGAAGTTTATCAGCTTCTAACCAGGCTTCCCAATCCAAACGACAATTATAAAATCAATACGATTACTATAAACACCAAGGATGAGGATGTTCATAATGGAGGACAGAGTCTATATTTGGGATATGAGTTTTCTGAAAAAAATAGTATCGGAGGCCTTAATGATGATGATGTTGAGAAGATAAACGCAAACGCTTTATGTTTGTTTTCCGGCATTTCCGATTTAAAAAATATTACAATTTCTTATATCGATAAGCCTGCCAACTCGATTATAAGAAATATAAAATCACCCGTCACCTATACTTATGACAGGGATAAAATCGAAAAACACGGGGATTCCGTAAGCATTGTACCCGAAGTTGACGTCAGCTTCTGGCAAAGCTGGGGAGGCAATAACGTTATTATCGTAAAAGGCTATTCGGATATATACTCCAAAATCGGAATCAAAGAAGAGGAATACAAAGAAAATCCGGCAATGGTAGGTAAATTGTTTTCAAAATTGGGAGATTACAGCGATTCGTGGAAGAGCCATAAAAGTACCATATATAGGTTTTCACCCAATCCCGTATATCCGGATTGGAAAGACCTTATGATTACGACTGACGAATTCGGCAATCTTGAAAGCCACGGAATTATTTTATCGGATTTAGAGTGA
- a CDS encoding CXXX repeat peptide modification system protein — MDQKVVWELSEEDSNEIQDLFERKIALENLVKIVDLKDSDIYEKLLKDYGKTIREFEDWWKTKSSEYKWEGSNWWVDFTKNQVLTKV, encoded by the coding sequence ATGGATCAAAAAGTTGTTTGGGAACTTTCGGAGGAAGACAGTAATGAGATTCAGGATTTGTTTGAAAGAAAAATTGCCCTTGAGAATTTGGTAAAGATAGTTGATTTAAAGGATTCCGATATTTATGAAAAGCTCTTGAAGGACTACGGAAAAACAATAAGGGAGTTTGAGGACTGGTGGAAAACAAAAAGTTCGGAATACAAATGGGAGGGCAGTAATTGGTGGGTGGATTTCACCAAAAATCAGGTTTTAACCAAGGTTTAA
- a CDS encoding radical SAM peptide maturase, CXXX-repeat target family, translating to MNKKSYSVGTTDKSWKGNNVQSITFIVTNDCNLRCKYCYITHKSSNKRMNFSVAKDFIDYLLASGNERFSEAVILEFIGGEPFLEVELIDRICDYFKLSAYKLDHPWYWNYRISICTNGVNYSSESVQKFIAKNFNKISVSITLDGTKEKHDLQRVFPDGTGSYDIINKNVDLWLSQFSGSTKVTFASDDLPFLKDSIISLWNRGIKTVNSNVVFENVWKEGDDKVLEDQLVELADYVLDNELYNKDLICSFFDDNIGYPYTEKDFDSTYCGAGKMMALSPDGKIYPCLRYYGYSLNNHEEWPVGNIKEGVDMEKVRPFMLASNRLQSDEECLNCEIATGCAFCQGFDYDVAKTPTNFYRAKYICKMHKARVRANEYYFARLFNRYGIERPERPGYSKKLYFMLSDDYVSYCTYDNKNGFTHRMDKDSVLNGLKFARHNFYKPVFVHSNSRFDFENSKDCEGYDILHIIPARYVGEGKKQGLKRIIPVYNKENLTWDNFGFDNVILNIAETEINSLYDCVKSLLPKVSRINLNITDISKNFDEKMYAAQMKRLKELVMDMVKKQGIFKEISLLTDILFINSHDNCMAGDKTFVLSPEENIYTCCGVYSNESENNIGNIEEGITVDYDFRLYKTKNSNICRLCDAYQCRDCIYVNKLYTKEVNVSPSFQCRKSYIERSVSSALLNDLKDLSVFHNYINGKEIKDLGFLDPIAAFLEINGQGQSYYRYKKA from the coding sequence GTGAATAAAAAGAGTTACTCCGTAGGTACGACGGATAAAAGCTGGAAAGGTAATAACGTACAGAGCATCACATTTATTGTCACAAATGACTGCAATCTTCGCTGTAAATACTGTTATATCACTCACAAATCCTCGAATAAAAGAATGAACTTTTCCGTGGCTAAAGATTTTATAGACTATTTGCTGGCATCCGGCAACGAAAGATTTTCCGAAGCGGTAATATTGGAATTTATCGGCGGAGAACCGTTTCTTGAAGTTGAATTAATAGACAGGATATGTGATTATTTTAAACTGTCAGCATATAAGCTGGATCATCCGTGGTATTGGAATTATCGAATCAGTATTTGTACCAACGGAGTCAATTATTCAAGCGAGTCGGTTCAAAAATTTATTGCCAAGAATTTTAACAAAATATCCGTGTCGATTACTTTGGACGGGACGAAGGAGAAACATGACCTTCAGCGGGTTTTCCCCGATGGTACAGGTTCCTATGACATCATCAACAAAAATGTTGATTTATGGCTAAGCCAGTTCAGCGGTTCCACAAAAGTAACATTTGCCAGTGACGACCTTCCGTTTCTCAAGGACAGCATCATTTCCTTATGGAATAGGGGAATCAAGACGGTCAACTCCAATGTGGTATTTGAAAATGTATGGAAAGAAGGGGACGACAAAGTTTTGGAAGATCAATTGGTGGAGCTTGCAGACTATGTACTGGACAACGAATTGTACAACAAGGATTTGATTTGTTCCTTCTTTGATGACAACATAGGATATCCCTATACCGAAAAAGACTTTGATTCCACATACTGCGGTGCGGGGAAGATGATGGCATTGAGTCCCGACGGGAAAATATATCCCTGTTTGAGGTATTACGGTTATTCTTTGAACAATCATGAAGAATGGCCTGTCGGGAACATAAAAGAGGGGGTGGATATGGAAAAGGTCAGGCCATTTATGCTTGCATCCAACAGACTGCAGAGCGATGAGGAATGTCTCAACTGTGAAATTGCAACGGGCTGTGCGTTCTGTCAGGGGTTTGACTATGATGTGGCAAAGACGCCCACAAACTTTTACAGAGCAAAATATATATGCAAGATGCACAAAGCAAGGGTAAGGGCAAATGAATATTATTTTGCCAGATTGTTTAACAGATACGGCATAGAGCGTCCGGAAAGGCCGGGATACAGTAAAAAATTGTATTTCATGCTGTCCGATGATTACGTAAGCTATTGTACTTATGACAATAAAAACGGTTTCACACACCGGATGGACAAGGATTCCGTCCTCAACGGGCTGAAATTTGCCCGCCACAATTTTTACAAACCGGTGTTCGTTCATTCCAACAGCAGGTTTGATTTTGAGAACAGCAAAGATTGTGAAGGATATGATATTCTCCATATAATTCCCGCTCGGTATGTGGGAGAAGGGAAAAAACAGGGGTTGAAGAGAATCATTCCCGTATATAATAAGGAAAACTTGACTTGGGACAACTTCGGTTTTGACAATGTAATATTAAATATAGCGGAGACGGAAATAAATTCCTTATATGATTGTGTGAAATCTTTGCTTCCCAAGGTATCCCGTATAAATTTGAATATAACGGATATCAGCAAGAATTTTGATGAGAAAATGTACGCCGCTCAGATGAAACGTCTCAAGGAGCTTGTAATGGATATGGTAAAAAAGCAGGGGATATTTAAGGAAATAAGCCTGCTTACGGACATACTGTTTATAAATTCTCACGATAATTGCATGGCTGGTGATAAAACCTTCGTGTTGTCTCCGGAAGAAAATATATATACCTGCTGCGGGGTATATTCCAATGAATCGGAAAACAATATCGGGAATATAGAAGAGGGAATAACGGTAGACTATGATTTCCGCCTTTACAAGACCAAAAACAGCAATATTTGCAGATTGTGCGATGCGTATCAATGCAGAGACTGTATATATGTCAACAAATTATATACAAAAGAAGTCAATGTATCCCCGTCTTTTCAGTGCAGAAAAAGCTACATCGAAAGATCGGTTTCTTCGGCCCTGTTAAATGACTTAAAAGATTTATCGGTATTTCATAACTATATCAACGGAAAAGAAATAAAGGATTTGGGTTTTTTAGATCCTATTGCGGCATTTTTAGAGATTAACGGACAAGGCCAAAGCTATTACAGATATAAAAAAGCATAA
- a CDS encoding GNAT family N-acetyltransferase, translating into MVKLNGKNVYLATLERKDCKKLWDDFEYDFEAMTEPLNIGHSIEKADKWFDEIQDVQMNKHIRLGVFLSDGTVIGDVALQDIDWRNRSCTIGLGISKIKDRCKGYGTEAVKLILEYGFNNIGLERISANTLEQNKATQRVLKKLGFTLEGTERKAVYFAGKKWDRLNYAILREEFKIR; encoded by the coding sequence ATGGTGAAATTAAATGGCAAAAATGTATATCTTGCAACCCTTGAAAGAAAAGACTGTAAAAAGTTATGGGATGATTTCGAATATGATTTTGAGGCAATGACTGAACCCTTGAATATTGGTCATTCTATTGAGAAAGCAGATAAGTGGTTTGACGAAATTCAAGATGTTCAAATGAATAAACATATTCGTTTGGGAGTGTTTTTATCTGACGGAACTGTAATAGGAGATGTTGCGCTGCAGGATATTGACTGGAGAAATCGCTCCTGTACCATTGGATTGGGAATCTCAAAAATTAAGGATCGCTGTAAGGGATACGGAACCGAGGCTGTAAAGTTAATTTTAGAATATGGTTTTAATAATATTGGGTTAGAACGGATTTCTGCGAATACATTAGAACAAAATAAGGCGACGCAACGTGTATTGAAAAAATTAGGTTTTACGTTAGAAGGTACGGAAAGAAAAGCTGTATATTTTGCAGGAAAGAAATGGGACAGGTTAAATTATGCTATATTGAGGGAAGAATTCAAGATTCGGTGA